One Bacillus sp. 1780r2a1 DNA segment encodes these proteins:
- a CDS encoding TrmB family transcriptional regulator, translating into MLQKFGYSQYESQVYEALVSSEESLDATAIVRASQVPKAKIYEVLDKLVEKGVVLNTLSGKKKFYSAVSLDVIIKKLSLEFEEDIRDLQSYKIRKVSQDDHVWTLKDEATIIATIDELIQDASHSILLSAWNTTLEHYRPLLEEKEREGVSVEILTIGDLRTTLENTSTLHPMEHHEKLEPSQLVIVDEQSLLFAGIENETWKAIKTNSQPLVKVFTDFFYHDVALTYITKKYQEQLLEDETIMRLLTRLRY; encoded by the coding sequence ATGCTACAAAAGTTCGGTTATTCTCAATATGAAAGTCAGGTATATGAAGCGCTTGTATCGAGCGAAGAATCGTTGGACGCAACGGCTATTGTTCGTGCATCTCAAGTACCAAAAGCAAAGATTTATGAAGTATTAGATAAACTCGTTGAAAAAGGTGTCGTATTAAACACTCTTTCAGGTAAAAAAAAGTTTTATTCCGCTGTATCACTTGATGTCATTATTAAAAAATTAAGCTTAGAGTTTGAAGAAGATATTCGCGATTTGCAGTCTTATAAGATAAGAAAGGTTAGTCAAGATGATCACGTGTGGACACTAAAAGATGAAGCAACTATTATAGCCACGATTGATGAACTCATTCAAGATGCGTCGCATTCGATTTTACTATCGGCTTGGAATACAACGCTTGAGCACTACCGCCCCTTATTAGAAGAGAAAGAAAGAGAAGGAGTTTCGGTTGAAATCTTAACAATTGGAGACTTGCGAACGACCTTGGAAAATACGAGTACCCTTCATCCCATGGAACACCATGAAAAGCTAGAACCATCTCAGCTCGTTATCGTGGATGAACAGTCTTTGCTATTTGCAGGAATCGAAAACGAGACTTGGAAAGCTATTAAGACAAATTCTCAGCCACTTGTTAAAGTATTTACCGACTTTTTTTATCACGATGTCGCTCTTACCTATATCACAAAGAAATACCAAGAGCAGCTGCTGGAAGATGAAACGATTATGCGACTTCTTACTCGCCTTCGCTATTAG
- a CDS encoding YihY/virulence factor BrkB family protein has translation MVVQTSKTVLQRFFSERFFDQAAQTAYYFLLSFIPFIIFLFSLLSFFPIDTNNLLVLIQPFVPESAYDIIERSVTSVLNQSGKKLLSFSLIATFWLASMAIQSLVRSLNDAHQIQRKQTFLHALINDLILTLGFMIIVSLSLFVPIIEEISRHFIVTKVKIPDFWYTSWTIIRWGIGTSFLLLFFVFFYKMVPSAKIAWKEVLPGAIFATLGWQVASTGFSYYVKFGSYSEIYGQLGSIIILMIWFYLTAAILLIGGLINGHRYQR, from the coding sequence ATGGTAGTTCAAACATCAAAAACGGTCTTGCAGCGCTTTTTTTCAGAGCGTTTTTTTGACCAAGCAGCCCAAACAGCATACTATTTTTTATTGTCCTTTATCCCATTCATCATTTTTTTATTTTCATTGCTAAGCTTCTTTCCCATTGACACCAATAATTTATTGGTGCTTATTCAGCCCTTTGTGCCGGAAAGTGCATACGATATTATTGAAAGATCCGTTACGTCTGTTTTAAACCAAAGCGGAAAGAAATTATTGTCTTTTAGTCTTATTGCTACGTTTTGGCTTGCTTCAATGGCAATTCAATCTCTTGTACGTTCTTTAAATGATGCGCATCAAATTCAGCGTAAGCAAACTTTTCTTCATGCATTAATCAATGACTTGATTTTGACTCTTGGCTTTATGATTATTGTATCATTATCGCTTTTTGTCCCAATCATAGAGGAGATTTCGCGACATTTTATCGTAACAAAAGTTAAGATTCCAGATTTTTGGTATACAAGTTGGACCATTATTCGTTGGGGAATTGGTACGAGTTTTCTGCTTTTATTCTTTGTCTTTTTCTATAAAATGGTGCCGAGTGCCAAAATTGCATGGAAAGAAGTATTACCAGGAGCTATCTTTGCAACCTTAGGCTGGCAGGTGGCTTCAACTGGATTTTCGTATTACGTGAAGTTTGGTAGCTATTCTGAAATATATGGTCAATTGGGGAGTATTATCATCTTAATGATTTGGTTTTATTTAACTGCTGCTATTTTATTAATTGGAGGGCTAATAAACGGTCATCGCTATCAACGATAA
- a CDS encoding MerR family transcriptional regulator produces the protein MYKIDEVTKMTGLTKRAIRYYEEIGLILPPSRTKGNVRLYTENEINELKKVAEAKEVLGFSLQELQEFMSLKRTIEQAKRDQNVSAQDVLEIENMIHTQIEMIMYKVDKMMTFKQELDAMHKRARDIRKRKEQEE, from the coding sequence ATGTACAAAATTGATGAAGTAACAAAAATGACAGGTTTAACAAAACGAGCAATTCGCTACTATGAAGAAATAGGGTTAATTTTGCCACCCTCACGTACTAAGGGAAATGTTCGACTCTACACAGAAAACGAAATAAATGAGTTAAAAAAAGTTGCTGAAGCGAAGGAAGTACTTGGCTTTTCCTTGCAAGAGCTTCAAGAATTTATGTCGTTAAAAAGAACGATTGAACAAGCAAAAAGAGATCAGAATGTCTCAGCTCAAGATGTATTGGAAATTGAAAATATGATCCATACCCAAATAGAAATGATTATGTATAAGGTCGATAAGATGATGACATTTAAACAAGAATTAGATGCCATGCATAAACGAGCTAGAGATATTCGAAAACGAAAGGAACAAGAGGAGTGA
- a CDS encoding MFS transporter, whose protein sequence is MNHKVYILAIASFVVGTVELILGGILDLIASSFQVSIAKAGYLISIFSLVYAISAPVLLNITAKFERKKVYLWALFIFLLSNIVALASTSYSMLMVSRVLAAMSGSFIIVLSTTMASRLVKPEYQGRALGIVFMGISASLVLGIPIGIFIGNTFGWREVFILIALLTAVIMVIVAISMERLEPAPVVPIKQQLNALRNTKMLSIHIATFFVLAGHLTLYAYFTPFLQETFGLSSGMVTLVYGIFGLAAVAGGGLGGVLSDKLGAPTAVIGIIGAFFLSMVALPFAVKLPFILFLIVMTVWSALSWAVSPAQNNLIIQSAKGNPDVLISTNVAISHLGIAAGSYVGGIIINGYSSLFNGWVGSILVLLGLLATVIAVTRPSISTSSIHSK, encoded by the coding sequence ATGAATCATAAAGTGTACATACTTGCGATTGCTTCCTTCGTTGTAGGAACTGTTGAGCTCATTTTAGGCGGCATTCTCGACCTCATCGCAAGTTCATTTCAAGTATCAATTGCAAAGGCTGGGTATCTAATCTCCATCTTCTCTCTTGTTTATGCGATTTCAGCACCAGTTTTGTTAAACATTACGGCAAAATTTGAACGTAAAAAAGTGTATCTATGGGCTTTATTTATCTTTTTACTTAGTAATATCGTGGCGCTAGCTAGTACGAGTTACTCCATGCTGATGGTTTCTCGCGTATTAGCTGCTATGAGCGGTTCGTTCATTATAGTATTATCTACTACAATGGCATCGCGCCTTGTGAAACCGGAATACCAAGGCAGAGCACTAGGAATTGTATTTATGGGTATTAGCGCTTCGTTAGTACTTGGAATTCCAATTGGCATTTTCATTGGAAACACGTTTGGGTGGCGTGAAGTCTTTATTTTAATTGCGCTGTTAACAGCGGTTATTATGGTTATTGTTGCAATTAGCATGGAGCGCTTAGAACCTGCTCCAGTAGTACCGATTAAGCAGCAGCTTAATGCACTTCGAAATACAAAAATGCTGTCCATTCATATCGCAACCTTTTTTGTATTAGCCGGGCACTTAACGCTATATGCTTACTTCACGCCATTTTTACAAGAAACATTTGGGTTATCAAGCGGAATGGTGACCCTTGTATACGGAATTTTCGGATTAGCAGCCGTAGCAGGTGGAGGTTTGGGTGGCGTTCTTTCAGATAAGCTTGGAGCACCTACTGCCGTCATTGGAATCATCGGTGCTTTTTTTCTAAGCATGGTCGCTCTTCCTTTTGCCGTTAAGCTTCCTTTTATTTTGTTCTTAATTGTAATGACGGTTTGGAGCGCTCTAAGCTGGGCTGTTTCACCTGCTCAGAACAATTTAATTATTCAAAGTGCAAAGGGCAACCCAGATGTTTTAATCAGTACAAATGTTGCTATTTCACATCTGGGAATTGCTGCAGGATCTTATGTGGGCGGAATAATTATTAACGGCTATTCCTCATTATTTAACGGTTGGGTCGGGTCCATTTTAGTTTTACTAGGTTTACTCGCAACCGTAATCGCTGTAACGCGCCCAAGTATTTCTACCAGCTCTATTCATAGTAAATAG
- a CDS encoding MFS transporter codes for MGIGVVDPILPEIAAQIGASHWQVEMLFTSYLLMMAIMMIPAGILASRFGDKRLMVTGLIIVTIFAALCGLSSNIPQLSIFRAGWGLGNSFFFATAMTLLIALSGEVKQAVGMYEAAIGLGMAGGPLVGGVLGSSSWRLPFIGTSILIFIAFILVLTIVKQPASSKPRKAAGFKDIIQLYKCKPFTQGALSGMLYYYGFFTVLAYTPLILPISALQIGFVFFGWGLCLAYGSAILAHKLETKYQPKQVLHISLIIFAVILALLFVTDNTALRIVLVMLSGLVSGLNNALFTSYVMEVSPYERGITSGGYNFLRWLGAAFAPLLSGVIGHAIAPQAPFLVAAIIAVVAFIIMKVKVKKV; via the coding sequence ATGGGAATAGGAGTTGTGGATCCAATTTTACCGGAGATTGCGGCTCAAATAGGAGCTTCCCACTGGCAAGTTGAAATGCTATTTACGTCATACTTATTAATGATGGCTATCATGATGATTCCAGCTGGTATCTTAGCTTCCAGATTTGGAGATAAACGCTTGATGGTTACAGGGCTTATTATTGTAACAATATTTGCTGCGCTCTGTGGGTTGTCGAGTAATATTCCACAGCTATCAATTTTTCGTGCCGGTTGGGGATTAGGTAATTCATTCTTCTTCGCAACTGCTATGACGCTGTTAATAGCCCTATCAGGCGAAGTGAAACAAGCAGTTGGAATGTACGAAGCAGCCATTGGATTAGGCATGGCTGGTGGACCACTGGTTGGTGGTGTACTTGGTAGCTCTTCATGGAGACTACCGTTTATTGGAACTAGTATTTTGATTTTTATTGCATTTATTCTTGTTTTAACAATCGTTAAACAACCTGCTTCTAGTAAGCCAAGAAAGGCAGCAGGCTTTAAAGATATTATTCAGCTCTATAAGTGTAAGCCGTTTACTCAAGGTGCACTTTCTGGAATGCTTTATTATTATGGCTTCTTTACCGTGTTAGCTTATACACCTCTTATCTTGCCGATTAGCGCTTTGCAAATTGGGTTTGTCTTCTTTGGTTGGGGGTTATGCTTAGCTTACGGATCTGCTATTTTAGCTCACAAATTAGAAACGAAATATCAGCCGAAACAAGTGCTCCATATTAGCTTGATTATCTTTGCTGTTATCTTAGCTTTACTATTTGTAACGGATAATACGGCGCTGCGGATTGTTCTTGTTATGCTATCAGGCTTAGTATCAGGACTAAACAATGCACTATTTACAAGCTACGTTATGGAAGTATCACCGTATGAAAGAGGAATTACTTCAGGTGGATATAATTTCCTTCGTTGGTTAGGAGCTGCGTTTGCCCCGTTATTATCAGGTGTAATCGGTCATGCAATAGCACCTCAAGCACCTTTTTTAGTTGCTGCTATTATTGCAGTTGTTGCGTTTATTATCATGAAAGTGAAAGTGAAAAAAGTTTAA
- a CDS encoding SulP family inorganic anion transporter, whose translation MKKATRFQDYSAERLQKDLIAGLVVGIVAIPLAMAFAIASGVRPEYGIYTTIIAGILVSLLGGSRFQIAGPTGAFVPILLGVVMQYGYENLIIAGFMAGIILVIVGLLKLGKFIKFIPKPVTIGFTAGIAIIIFSGQIANFLGLHNIEKHETFHLSMWEIITNLSAINIYSILIAIICLVIVLIAPKFIPKVPGALLGILFSTLIAVLFFQGKVATIGSTYGPIPNELPAFQWPELTVDTIVMLLPAALVIAMLGGIESLLSAMVADSMTKTKHNSNKELVGQGIANMATSLFGGIPATGAIARTATNIRNGGTSPISGVVHGLVVLIVLLVLAPYASHIPLASMAPVLMVVAFNMSERKEFAHIFKTKTADSAVLAITFLLTVFFDLTTGVGVGLLFAIIMFVKRMSQSLHVSQTNNDDEKSQLQMYTLEGSLFFGSAERLEEATDSIIQSNADVVILKMEQVSFIDTSGEDLLSNVHQRLDEDNRALLITGLDAQPKEMFLKTGLYDRIGKQHFFSQASKALDYAQSFLHTKSKPYANKSKQPAFSS comes from the coding sequence ATGAAAAAGGCGACTAGATTTCAAGATTATAGCGCAGAACGTTTGCAAAAAGATTTGATTGCTGGACTCGTGGTGGGTATTGTAGCAATCCCTTTAGCTATGGCATTTGCCATTGCTTCTGGCGTCCGACCTGAATATGGTATTTATACAACGATTATTGCTGGGATTTTGGTCTCCTTATTGGGGGGATCCCGGTTCCAAATTGCAGGTCCAACAGGTGCATTTGTTCCTATTTTGTTAGGAGTTGTCATGCAATATGGTTATGAGAATTTAATTATAGCTGGCTTTATGGCAGGAATTATCTTAGTTATTGTGGGCCTTCTTAAGCTTGGAAAGTTTATCAAATTCATTCCAAAGCCCGTGACAATTGGTTTCACTGCCGGTATTGCAATTATTATCTTCTCAGGACAAATTGCAAATTTTTTAGGGTTACACAATATAGAAAAACATGAGACTTTTCACCTTAGCATGTGGGAAATTATCACAAACCTATCTGCTATCAATATTTATAGCATACTAATAGCTATTATTTGTTTAGTAATTGTCCTTATTGCGCCCAAATTTATTCCAAAGGTTCCTGGTGCATTGTTAGGCATTCTGTTTTCCACCTTGATTGCCGTTCTTTTTTTTCAAGGCAAGGTTGCTACTATTGGATCAACCTATGGTCCAATTCCGAATGAGCTCCCTGCTTTTCAGTGGCCTGAATTAACAGTTGATACCATTGTTATGCTATTACCAGCAGCACTTGTAATCGCTATGCTTGGCGGAATTGAATCACTTCTATCAGCTATGGTAGCTGACAGTATGACAAAGACAAAACACAACAGCAACAAAGAGCTTGTAGGACAAGGAATTGCTAACATGGCCACGTCTTTGTTTGGAGGTATTCCCGCAACAGGAGCAATCGCTCGAACAGCAACTAATATTCGTAACGGAGGAACGTCACCTATTTCAGGAGTTGTACATGGCCTCGTTGTACTAATCGTTCTGTTGGTATTAGCACCATATGCCTCTCATATTCCACTAGCAAGTATGGCACCTGTATTAATGGTCGTTGCTTTTAATATGAGCGAACGAAAAGAATTTGCTCATATTTTCAAAACAAAAACTGCAGACTCTGCGGTTTTAGCAATCACGTTCTTGCTAACCGTATTCTTCGACTTAACAACAGGTGTTGGCGTAGGATTACTCTTTGCCATTATTATGTTTGTCAAGCGTATGAGTCAATCACTTCATGTTTCACAAACAAACAACGATGATGAAAAATCCCAGCTTCAAATGTACACGCTAGAAGGGTCGCTCTTTTTCGGCTCAGCTGAACGATTAGAAGAAGCAACTGATAGTATCATTCAATCGAATGCAGACGTTGTTATTTTAAAAATGGAGCAAGTTTCGTTTATTGACACCTCAGGCGAAGATTTACTTTCAAACGTTCATCAAAGGCTTGATGAAGATAACCGGGCGTTATTAATTACAGGACTAGATGCTCAGCCAAAAGAAATGTTTCTTAAAACAGGTCTTTATGACCGAATTGGTAAACAGCACTTTTTTTCTCAAGCAAGTAAAGCTCTTGATTACGCACAATCTTTCCTTCATACAAAGAGTAAGCCATATGCTAACAAATCAAAACAACCCGCATTTTCTTCTTAA
- a CDS encoding DUF3578 domain-containing protein, which translates to MSLRERLLYVAENFSAKESDALLSHEVDNMLTRRIPLSLYKLSEINREEFKITGMQTASFPYISILDKKSVTGLAISYVLSEDGQRLYLVLKREEEDAPTIADIRFYTPEHERIKKDHLLMIGTSSYAKNFEDNVALYVPYHIEDFATDRQLYEDLTLFIEIHRQFLKAHGMSKELLSDKDVITHMKEYIKSQGFTYEDEDLTNIYLSLKTKPFIILSGMSGTGKTKLAQLLAESLGATFENGRLALIPVRPDWHDGSDLLGYIDLRGDFRKGAFLGIVQQAIQHPSYTYVAILDEMNLARVEHYLSDVLSVIESRKWQERKIKTAPLLPGHRMFRDVYIPPNLLIVGTINMDETTHSFSQKVLDRTNTVELNTIHLDSFESLTQDSIVTAGVETTQIQSIYIHLKDAYVEHAELIHEVTNELMSLNELLKPIDCQVAYRMRDEICFYMIYAIKSGVFTFDQAFDFQLLQKIAPRISGGDAYTFEVLKELYYYCTNTFVDQDIETAVIEAERMRFPRSAKKVMEMIRRYEAFGYTSFWTNTVR; encoded by the coding sequence ATGAGTTTACGAGAACGATTGCTATACGTTGCTGAAAATTTTTCTGCAAAGGAAAGCGATGCTTTGCTTTCTCACGAAGTCGACAATATGCTAACGAGACGAATTCCACTTTCGCTTTATAAGCTTTCTGAAATTAACCGCGAAGAATTCAAAATAACCGGGATGCAAACTGCGTCTTTTCCATACATCAGCATATTAGATAAAAAGAGCGTAACAGGCCTTGCGATATCGTATGTGCTGAGTGAAGATGGACAGAGGCTATACCTTGTTTTAAAAAGGGAAGAAGAGGATGCACCTACTATTGCTGACATTCGCTTTTATACTCCTGAGCATGAACGAATAAAGAAGGATCATTTATTGATGATTGGCACAAGTAGTTATGCAAAGAATTTTGAAGATAACGTAGCGTTATACGTGCCTTATCACATCGAAGACTTTGCAACTGATCGTCAGCTTTATGAAGATCTGACATTATTTATTGAAATCCACCGTCAGTTTTTAAAAGCACACGGAATGAGCAAAGAGCTTTTATCGGACAAAGATGTAATAACTCACATGAAAGAATATATCAAATCACAAGGCTTTACGTATGAAGATGAGGATTTAACAAACATTTATTTGTCACTAAAAACAAAGCCGTTTATCATTTTGTCAGGCATGAGCGGAACAGGGAAAACCAAACTAGCGCAGCTACTAGCAGAAAGCCTTGGCGCAACGTTTGAAAACGGAAGGTTAGCTCTAATTCCTGTTAGACCAGACTGGCATGATGGTTCAGACTTGCTTGGTTACATTGACCTTAGAGGTGATTTTCGAAAAGGAGCCTTCTTAGGAATTGTGCAACAAGCCATTCAACATCCCAGCTATACATACGTGGCAATATTGGACGAGATGAATCTAGCCCGTGTTGAACATTATTTAAGCGACGTGTTAAGCGTAATAGAAAGTCGAAAGTGGCAAGAGCGTAAAATTAAAACAGCACCGCTATTACCAGGCCACAGAATGTTTCGTGATGTATATATACCTCCTAATTTATTAATTGTAGGTACGATTAATATGGATGAAACGACTCATTCATTCAGTCAAAAAGTGTTAGATAGGACTAATACCGTCGAGCTTAATACAATTCACCTTGATTCTTTTGAAAGTCTTACACAGGATTCTATAGTTACGGCAGGAGTTGAAACAACACAGATTCAAAGTATATATATTCATTTAAAAGATGCGTACGTTGAGCATGCGGAGTTGATCCATGAAGTTACAAATGAATTAATGTCTTTAAATGAATTATTAAAGCCTATTGATTGTCAAGTTGCTTATCGGATGAGAGACGAGATTTGTTTTTATATGATTTATGCCATTAAAAGTGGCGTGTTTACGTTTGACCAGGCATTTGATTTTCAGCTGCTACAAAAAATAGCTCCACGCATTAGCGGAGGTGACGCATACACGTTTGAAGTGTTAAAGGAACTATACTATTACTGTACCAATACGTTTGTTGATCAAGATATTGAAACAGCTGTTATTGAAGCAGAACGAATGCGCTTCCCTCGCAGCGCGAAAAAAGTAATGGAGATGATTAGAAGGTATGAGGCATTCGGATATACATCATTCTGGACAAATACCGTTCGTTAA